TGAATCGTACGCCTATTTTTCAGTTTATCCTGTTGTCTCTGCTATTCCCATTATGGGCGGTTGCCGCCAGTTTGAACGATATCCTGATTGCACAGTTCAAACATGTATTTGAGCTGACTGATTTTGCGAGTGCTTTAGTGCAGAGCGCATTTTATGGCGGGTATTTCCTGATTGCGATACCAGCTTCAATGGTCATTAAGAAAACGAATTATAAGTTTGCCATCATTACCGGATTGCTTTTTTATATTATAGGATGCTCGTTGTTTTACCCAGCTTCGCATATGGCTACGTATACGATGTTTTTATTCGCGATTTTCTCCATCGCGATCGGACTGGGTTTTCTTGAGACAGCGGCAAATACATATAGTTCGATGATTGGGCCGCGCAAGTATGCAATCCTTCGCTTGAATATAAGCCAAACCTTCTATCCTATCGGTGCGATTTCAGGGATTTTATTAGGGAAATACCTTGTATTCCAGGAAGGTGCAAGCCTTGAGGCAAGGATGGCGACCATGTCCCCAGCGGAGGCACAGGCCTTTGGGCTGAAAATGCTTGAAAACACGCTGGAACCATACAGATATATGATTTTCGTCTTGATTGGGATCCTGATATTGTTCATTTTGACCAAGTTTCCATCATGTAAGCCGGAAATGAAGATCAACAATGCTTCAGGGAAGTCGCCCAGTATCATGAAAACGCTTAAATACCTCGGTGGACACAAACGATTCCGCAAAGGAGTGGCCGCACAATTTTTATACGTGGGGATGCAGGTAACGGTTTGGTCCTTTACGATTCGCCTTGCGCTCGATTTAAATCCCGACATTAACGAGCGTACCGCTTCTACTTTTATGGTATATAGCTTCAGTGCATTTTTTGCAGGAAAGTTCATTGCCAATTTCTTGATGACCCGCTTTTCACCAGCTAAAGTATTGGTTAGTTACTCCATCATTGGTTCAGTTCTTCTTGCCTATGTGGCATTCGTGCCGAATATGTCAGCCGTTTACGCAGCCGTTGCGGTCAGTATGCTGTTCGGGCCGTGCTGGGCAACGATTTATGCAGAAACGCTTGACGTCATTCAAGATAAGAAATATACCGAAACGGCAGGAGCGATCCTCGTCATGGCCATTGTCGGAGGTGCATTTATCCCTGCGCTACAAGGGTTTGCATCTGATTACTTAGGTTCGATGCAACTGGCATTCCTTGTATCGATGGCATGCTTTATCTACGTTGGACTCTATTTCTTCGGTGAGATGAAAACGGAAAAGGTTACGATCGACCCTGCAGAAAAGTCGGCATCATCGCTGTGAGAAACGGAACTTCGGCACGGTGCACATTTCAAATGCTGCACCCTTGTGCGAAAATCATGAGAAAGGGTGGAAGGAATGAAGGGAATAATCGGGCTGCAACGGAATTATTTTAAAGAAAGCCGTACAGCATTTTTTACTAACGAAGAATTCAGTGTTACCTTATTCCGCTATCAATCAGGAATTGAAGCGATTGAGGTAACCAATTCAAGGGGCAGGATGGTGGTTCTTCCATACATGGGCCAGATGATTTGGGATTTGGAGTTTGACGGTGTAGATCTTAAAATGAAGAGTATGTTTGACCAGCCCAAAAAAGCTGATAGCGTCATAGATACATATGGTTGCTTTGCTTTCCATTCAGGGCTAATCAGCAATGGCTGTCCGGGAGCTGATGATGACCATGAAATGCATGGAGAAATGCCCTGTGCAGAGATGGACAGTGCTTGGCTGGAAATAACCGATACGTCCGTGAAAATTTGTGGACGGACCGAATATATAAAAGGTTTCGGCCACCATTATCTAGCTTCTCCGAGTGTTGAAATGTTCAAAGCGAAAGGGTCGATTCAAATGACCATGGCTGTGAAAAATCTATCGGGCGAAGTGATGCCTCTACAGTATATGTGCCATACAAACTATGCTTACTTGGATAATGCCGAAATGAAGCAGAATATCCCGAACAGCGCTTTCAAGCTAAGGGGGTCGATTCCGAAGCATGTTAAACCGACCGATAAATGGCTGGATTACAATAAGAAACTATTAAATGGACAGGAATCAATTAACGCATTAAACGATCCTGGAATGTATGATCCCGAAATCGTGTTTTTTGCAGATGAGCTGAATCTTTATCAGGAAGTAGCGGTATTCGAGATGGCTTCTCCTGAGGGAATCACGTTTTTCACCAGCTTTTCGACAGCGGAATTGAACTACGCCACAAGGTGGTTATTGCATAACGCCAATCAGCATGTTGCTTCATTCGTGCTGCCTGCGACATGCCGTCCAGAAGGTTTCAGCGCCGCAGAAAACGCAGGAACGTTGATGATGTTAAGCGCTGGGGAAGAGAGGAATTTCACGATTGTAACCGGAAAGAAATAAGGAGGAATAATAAATGGACATAGCGGTAATTGGATCAAATATGGTGGATTTGATCGCCTACATCGATGACATGCCGAAAGAAGGGGAAACACTTGAGGCACCGGATTTCAAGATAGGCTGCGGAGGCAAAGGTGCGAACCAAGCGGTTGCCGCTGCCAAAATGGGCTCAAAGGTGATGATGATAACGAAGGTCGGGGATGATCTTTTTGCGGATAACACCATTCAAAATCTTGAAAGCCATGGAATCGATACGGAATTCACCAGTAAAGTGACTGGCACATCAAGCGGTGTGGCACCGATTTTTGTCGATCAAGAATCAAAAAACCGCATCCTGATTATTAAAGGAGCAAACCAGCACTTGCTGCCGGCGGATGTCGACCGTGCCGCTGAAAAGCTTAAGAAAGCTTCCTTGATCGTTCTTCAACTTGAAATTCCGCTTCCGACCGTTTACCGTGCGATTGATTTTGGGTGCGAACATAATATTCCTGTCATCTTAAATCCTGCCCCTGCATCAAAAGAGCTTGATTTTGATTATGTATGCAAAAGTGACTTTTTTATTCCGAATGAGAGCGAACTGGAGATTTTAACGGGCATGCCTATTGCTACAGATGAACAAATTAAGGAAGCGGCGTCCATTCTACTGAATAAGGGCGTTAAAAATGTAATCGTAACGATGGGAAACCGTGGCGTCATGTGGGTAACGAAGGAGAAAAACGTAAAGGTTCGGTCAGAAAAAGTGGCAGCGGTCGATACAACCGGAGCGGGAGATGCCTTCATAGGCTGCTTTGCCCACTTCATTGTGAAAAATGGTGACGTGCTCATGTCCATAAAAAAGGCTGCAGCCTTTGCCGGATTAAGTGTCACAAAAAGGGGAACACAGTCGTCTTATCCAACGAGAGAGGAATTAGAGGTGTTCATAACCTCGCGAACATGAAACAATAGATTGGGAGTACAGGTGGCATGGTTTTTGCCACCTGTCTTATTTTTTATATGATTAATCAACTACATGAAGGAGCACTTCTAGGATTTTTTTATGATTGTACAAGCCATTTTCACTTAAATCCATAGCATGTTAGTAAAGAAATACTTGATGAAAGGTTTCATTCACTTTCTGGGTTATATGAATTTCTTCATTACGACCTTCACCCACATATACAGTAAAAAGGAGACGTTTACATTATGTTGCTAAATAACAATGGAAATGAAAAAGGCCAACAGCTGAATAACGGTTCCATGCTGCTACGGGAAGAGATGCAAGCCATTGACTCTTGGATAGCAAAAATGGGGAAACACCATTTTTTTGACACGACAGCACAAAGGATGATTTCCGTTACAACCACACTGAACCTCCAGTATGAAATAGTGGGGCATGGCTTAAATCGAATCGTTTATGACCTGAATAATGGCTTTATATTGAAAGTTGCCCTGTCCGAAGTGGGACTGATGGCCAACGCAAATGAAGCTTATATCTATAACCATTGCAGGGAGGAAGTTAGAAAGTATATATGTCCAGTTAGTGAATTCGGTTCTGGCTGGATCATCATGAAGAAAATGGACACGAGCGTGCGGCATGCAGTCATTGATTATACGAAGCTGATCAAACTCGAGTTTATATTCCTGAAATACGGCATGCTCCCCATAGATTTGCGAATCGCAAATGTCGCCTTTTCCGAAGAAAATAAAATGGTGGTCATCGATTATGGCCTATTCACGATGGATCTCAAAAGCCCTGTGCTGCGCTGGTTCGTGTGAAGGTTTTGAAGGTTCACATCCTTCTGATTGAATGATGACCTTTGCGAGCTGTATGCATCTGGTCTTTTTATGAGCTTTCCCGCCTTACTTATAATTGGCCCGATAGCTGATGATTATTAGAAAGGAAAATCTTTCTTAATAATGGGGAAATGTACAAGGTAAAATACTTACCACAAGCCGAATTCACGAGTAAATAGCTTTTACTTACGAGTAAAGTTATGGCACTTACTCTTTTGAGTGTTGACGTCCTATTTTTTTTAGCATAAAATATACCCGCAGGGGTATAAAATCAAGAGAGGAGACAAAACATATATGACTGAGCAGAAAAAAACGACAATCATCTTATTTAGTGGTGATTATGATAAGACAATGGCAGCTTACATTATTGCAAATGGTGCCGCAGCCTACGATCATGAAGTGACCATCTTCCATACATTCTGGGGATTGAATGCATTGAGGAAGGAAGAGCCGTTGAAGGTGAAAAAAGGGCGGCTTGAGAAAATGTTTGCCAAAATGATGCCGCGTGGTGCGGATAAGATGGGTTTATCCCAATTGAATTTTGCTGGGATGGGACCTAAAATGATCAAACATGTGATGAAAAAACATAATGCGATGTCACTGCCGCATTTAATCGAGCTGGCTCAAGAACAAGAGGTGAAACTAATTGCCTGTACGATGACAATGGATTTGCTCGGGTTGCAACAAGAGGAATTATTGGATGGAATCGAGTATGCAGGTGTGGCAGCTTATTTAGCTGAAGCTGAGGATGGGAATGTAAACTTATTCATTTAAGGGTTTCCATACGCGTATAAAAAAGGGAGCAATCCGTTGATGTCCGTACTACGGATGAATATGAGCATAACAAAAGGGAAGAGCTATCGATGTAATAGCGCCAAGAGTTCCTGTCGTTAATTAGAGGAGGTATAAAAAATGAGAGAAATATTGACCAATGAAGTGAATGATCTAATGAATGAGAACAAGCCAGTACATGTCATCGATGTGCGTGAAGTGGATGAGGTGAAGGCAGGGAAGATTCCCGGTGCGATGAACATCCCATTGGCTTTAGTGGAATTTACCATGCAAGACCTGGATAAATCAAAAGAGTACATCTTAGTCTGTCGTTCGGGGGGCAGAAGTTCAAGGGCAGCACTGCTACTAGAGGAACGTGGATATAAAGTGCTGAACATGGTGGGGGGCATGGATGAATGGAAGGGTGCAACGGAATGAATTTTTTGACCTTTTATATACCCCGACCCCTATTAACTGAACGAGGAGGAAAATGATGATTACAACTAATTCCGTATGTGATGCAAAAGGTTTGGCCTGTCCTATGCCCATCGTAAAAACGAAAAAAGCGATGAACAATCTGGAAGCTGGAGGCGTCCTTGAGGTTCAAGCGACTGATAAAGGATCAACGGCCGATTTGAAGGCATGGGCCGAAAGTACAGGTCATCAATATTTGGGAACGGTGGAAGAAGGGATGGTTTTGAAACATTATCTTCGCAAAGCTAGTGTTGAAGATCAACAAGAACAAATCCATGAAAAGATCATTACAAATGAAATGCTTCTGAAAAAAATCGAAGCAAAGAAAAACACGATCATCCTTGATGTAAGAGAAAGGGCAGAGTATGCTTTCAATCATATCCCAACGGCTATATCCTTTCCAATAGGTGAGTTGGAACAACGTTTGGAGGAACTGGATAAAGAAGCTGAGCTTTTTGTCATTTGCCGTACTGGCAGCCGTAGTGACCTTGCTGCCCAAAAACTAACGGCAGCAGGATTTAAAGAAGTCATCAATGTTTTACCTGGCATGAACCAGTGGAGTGGTCCTTCACAAGAATCAATTCAAAAGTAATCGGACATTTAGTTGTGGAATGGCCTACTTCTTTACGATTGAGTGCATTTGTGTCAATCGTTTTCATGGAAAAAAGAACATTCGTCAACTCCCCGGACGCTAATGGAGGATAAAAAAATTTAATGTAAAATATACTATAGGGGGTATTTTAAATGACCTTTAAATCGATGACTGCAGCGGAGGTTGCAAGGAAGGTAATCAATGAAGATGAATTATTCATTTTGGATGTTAGAAATGGAACGGACTTTTTCGATTGGAAAATTGAAGGGGAAAAGTTTGAACTCCTTAATATTCCATACTTTGATTTATTGGAAGGTGTGGAAGGAATAATCGAACGAATTCCGGAAAACAAGGACATTCTGGTGGTTTGTGCTAAGGAAGGCTCATCAATAATGGTGGCTGAGATGCTGTCTGAGGCTGGGCTTCATGTTGCTTATTTAAAGGGGGGCATGAAAGCGTGGAGTGAGCACTTGGAACCGGTGAAGATCGGAACATTGACTGATGGCGGAGAAATTTATCAATTTGTTCGTCACGGCAAAGGGTGTTTATCTTACCTGGTCGTATCCAATGGCGAAGCTGCCGTAATTGATTCCACAAGAATGATCGATGTTTATCTCGATTTTGCCGAAAGCATAGGCGCAAAAATCAAGCATGTGTTTGATACACATCTACATGCTGACCATATTTCTGGGGGACGAAATATAGCAAAAAAGACAAATGCAACTTACTGGCTGCCAACAAAAGATGCAACGGAAGTAACGTTTGATTACGAGCCATTGGAGAGCGGAACAGTGATTACGATCGGTCATACCGCGATTGATATCCATGCCTTATATTCTCCAGGCCACACGATAGGCTCGACATCATTCGTCATCGATGAAAAATACCTGCTTTCGGGAGACATCCTATTCATTGGCTCCATCGGCAGACCGGACTTAGCAGGCTTGGGTGATGATTGGGTAGTCGATTTGAGAGAAACGCTATATATACGTTATAGAGAACTATCAGAAGAGTTAATTGTATTACCCTCACATTTCATGATTCATGAAGAATTGAATGATGATGGTAGTGTCGCCAAAAAGCTAGGCTATTTATTTGCTGAGAATCATGGATTGAACATAACAGATGAGTCAGAGTTCAGAGCATTGGTAACGGGTAATTTACCGCCTCAACCAAATGCTTATCAAGAAATTCGAGAAACTAATATGGGCAAAATCCAACCGAATGATGAAAAACAGCGCGAAATGGAAATTGGACCAAATCGCTGTGCCGTTCGTTAAGTAAAAATGATACTTGATAAGGAGAGATATGGGATGATATCAGATAAAGTATTGGATGCCACAGGGCTTGCTTGCCCAATGCCGATCATTAAAACGAAAAAAGCGATGAATGAAATGGTGCAGGGGCACGTGCTGGAGATACATGTAACTGATAAAGGAGCTAAAGCCGACTTGGCCGCTTGGTCAAAATCAGGCGGTCATGAATTAATCGATACAGCGATGGATAATGATATACTGAAAGTTTGGATCAAAAAAGGTTAAAGAAGTGGAGGGGACCTTGTAGGTTCCCTTATTTTTAAGGGAGGCAAGTAATATGGATATCGCTTTTATCATGACCATCTTTCTGATTGGATTCATAGGTTCATACATGTCCGGTATGCTCGGTATTGGCGGTGCGATCATTAATTACCCATTGCTTCTATTCGTTCCTCCCATTTTCGGTTTTGGGGCATTTAGTGCACATGATGTAACAGGTA
This genomic stretch from Peribacillus muralis harbors:
- the fucP gene encoding L-fucose:H+ symporter permease; amino-acid sequence: MNKQNLIQLSDGYLNRTPIFQFILLSLLFPLWAVAASLNDILIAQFKHVFELTDFASALVQSAFYGGYFLIAIPASMVIKKTNYKFAIITGLLFYIIGCSLFYPASHMATYTMFLFAIFSIAIGLGFLETAANTYSSMIGPRKYAILRLNISQTFYPIGAISGILLGKYLVFQEGASLEARMATMSPAEAQAFGLKMLENTLEPYRYMIFVLIGILILFILTKFPSCKPEMKINNASGKSPSIMKTLKYLGGHKRFRKGVAAQFLYVGMQVTVWSFTIRLALDLNPDINERTASTFMVYSFSAFFAGKFIANFLMTRFSPAKVLVSYSIIGSVLLAYVAFVPNMSAVYAAVAVSMLFGPCWATIYAETLDVIQDKKYTETAGAILVMAIVGGAFIPALQGFASDYLGSMQLAFLVSMACFIYVGLYFFGEMKTEKVTIDPAEKSASSL
- a CDS encoding rhodanese-like domain-containing protein translates to MREILTNEVNDLMNENKPVHVIDVREVDEVKAGKIPGAMNIPLALVEFTMQDLDKSKEYILVCRSGGRSSRAALLLEERGYKVLNMVGGMDEWKGATE
- a CDS encoding aldose 1-epimerase family protein, with translation MKGIIGLQRNYFKESRTAFFTNEEFSVTLFRYQSGIEAIEVTNSRGRMVVLPYMGQMIWDLEFDGVDLKMKSMFDQPKKADSVIDTYGCFAFHSGLISNGCPGADDDHEMHGEMPCAEMDSAWLEITDTSVKICGRTEYIKGFGHHYLASPSVEMFKAKGSIQMTMAVKNLSGEVMPLQYMCHTNYAYLDNAEMKQNIPNSAFKLRGSIPKHVKPTDKWLDYNKKLLNGQESINALNDPGMYDPEIVFFADELNLYQEVAVFEMASPEGITFFTSFSTAELNYATRWLLHNANQHVASFVLPATCRPEGFSAAENAGTLMMLSAGEERNFTIVTGKK
- a CDS encoding sulfurtransferase TusA family protein, which gives rise to MMITTNSVCDAKGLACPMPIVKTKKAMNNLEAGGVLEVQATDKGSTADLKAWAESTGHQYLGTVEEGMVLKHYLRKASVEDQQEQIHEKIITNEMLLKKIEAKKNTIILDVRERAEYAFNHIPTAISFPIGELEQRLEELDKEAELFVICRTGSRSDLAAQKLTAAGFKEVINVLPGMNQWSGPSQESIQK
- a CDS encoding sulfurtransferase TusA family protein, which encodes MISDKVLDATGLACPMPIIKTKKAMNEMVQGHVLEIHVTDKGAKADLAAWSKSGGHELIDTAMDNDILKVWIKKG
- a CDS encoding DsrE/DsrF/DrsH-like family protein codes for the protein MTEQKKTTIILFSGDYDKTMAAYIIANGAAAYDHEVTIFHTFWGLNALRKEEPLKVKKGRLEKMFAKMMPRGADKMGLSQLNFAGMGPKMIKHVMKKHNAMSLPHLIELAQEQEVKLIACTMTMDLLGLQQEELLDGIEYAGVAAYLAEAEDGNVNLFI
- the rbsK gene encoding ribokinase, with amino-acid sequence MDIAVIGSNMVDLIAYIDDMPKEGETLEAPDFKIGCGGKGANQAVAAAKMGSKVMMITKVGDDLFADNTIQNLESHGIDTEFTSKVTGTSSGVAPIFVDQESKNRILIIKGANQHLLPADVDRAAEKLKKASLIVLQLEIPLPTVYRAIDFGCEHNIPVILNPAPASKELDFDYVCKSDFFIPNESELEILTGMPIATDEQIKEAASILLNKGVKNVIVTMGNRGVMWVTKEKNVKVRSEKVAAVDTTGAGDAFIGCFAHFIVKNGDVLMSIKKAAAFAGLSVTKRGTQSSYPTREELEVFITSRT
- a CDS encoding MBL fold metallo-hydrolase; translation: MTFKSMTAAEVARKVINEDELFILDVRNGTDFFDWKIEGEKFELLNIPYFDLLEGVEGIIERIPENKDILVVCAKEGSSIMVAEMLSEAGLHVAYLKGGMKAWSEHLEPVKIGTLTDGGEIYQFVRHGKGCLSYLVVSNGEAAVIDSTRMIDVYLDFAESIGAKIKHVFDTHLHADHISGGRNIAKKTNATYWLPTKDATEVTFDYEPLESGTVITIGHTAIDIHALYSPGHTIGSTSFVIDEKYLLSGDILFIGSIGRPDLAGLGDDWVVDLRETLYIRYRELSEELIVLPSHFMIHEELNDDGSVAKKLGYLFAENHGLNITDESEFRALVTGNLPPQPNAYQEIRETNMGKIQPNDEKQREMEIGPNRCAVR